A window of Fibrobacter sp. contains these coding sequences:
- a CDS encoding geranylgeranylglyceryl/heptaprenylglyceryl phosphate synthase, with protein sequence MKPGKTELRLNAEIEKRGALFAVLLDPDTSDEAAFVKAGAMAAENGADLLLVGGSYLGNFTLPKQVAALKAHVDLPVVLFPGGASQVVPGFDAMLFMTLVSGRNPNYLIDEQVRGGALVRALNMEAIPTAYQLINSGKRTTVEYISGTMPVPANKPKLSMVNSIAAELMGMRYVYLEAGSGAEEPVPVEHIAYTRKATEMTIITGGGIKDPQTAAVRVAAGANIIVTGTLWEKVEDPALLKEFAAAIHIKG encoded by the coding sequence ATGAAACCAGGAAAGACCGAACTCCGTCTGAATGCCGAAATCGAGAAGCGGGGGGCACTGTTTGCGGTGCTGCTGGACCCCGACACTTCGGACGAGGCCGCCTTCGTGAAGGCCGGCGCCATGGCCGCCGAAAACGGCGCAGACCTGCTGCTGGTAGGCGGTTCGTACTTGGGGAACTTCACGCTCCCCAAGCAGGTGGCCGCCCTCAAGGCCCATGTGGACCTGCCCGTAGTGCTTTTTCCGGGTGGAGCCTCCCAGGTGGTTCCCGGTTTTGACGCCATGCTGTTCATGACCCTTGTGAGCGGCCGCAACCCCAACTACCTCATCGACGAGCAGGTTCGCGGCGGTGCCCTGGTCCGTGCCCTCAACATGGAAGCCATTCCCACGGCCTACCAGCTCATCAACAGCGGCAAGCGCACCACGGTGGAGTACATCAGCGGCACCATGCCGGTGCCCGCCAACAAGCCCAAGCTCAGCATGGTGAACTCCATCGCGGCAGAACTCATGGGCATGCGCTACGTGTACCTGGAAGCGGGCAGCGGCGCCGAAGAGCCAGTGCCCGTGGAACACATCGCCTACACCCGCAAGGCCACCGAGATGACCATCATCACCGGCGGCGGCATCAAGGACCCGCAAACCGCGGCCGTCCGCGTGGCGGCAGGCGCCAACATCATCGTCACCGGCACCCTCTGGGAAAAGGTGGAAGACCCCGCCCTCCTCAAGGAATTCGCCGCGGCCATCCACATCAAAGGATAA
- a CDS encoding GSCFA domain-containing protein: MEFYTKIDIQKPDFSIDYTKKLALFGSCFADNISAQFANRGFCTLSNPFGTVYNPLSLAAQVKAVAEGRVFGDGDVFQDTRGDRLWHCWDAHGSLSGKTREECIGKLNAAAKQARDFLQKADVVFVTLGSAFVYSLKADSSTDSGTCGRVVANCHRQDPKKFERRLISVEETADAIRRIVESLHSLSPTTNIVFTVSPLRHMADGAHNNTLSKATLQLAVDKIAKCGTEIATVASLPRNDIASRASAGVYSRICETQQSCASRNDNTHYFPSYEIVMDELRDYRFYADDNVHLSKTTEEYIFERMVETYCDEATRENIARVEKFLKMANHRIVDNHSPATAEFQKKLAAQAASLEKTIPGLVLNTEN; this comes from the coding sequence ATGGAATTTTACACGAAGATTGACATTCAAAAGCCCGATTTTAGCATCGACTACACCAAGAAACTGGCACTTTTCGGGTCCTGCTTTGCGGACAACATCTCAGCGCAGTTCGCAAACCGCGGGTTTTGCACGCTCTCCAACCCCTTCGGGACAGTGTACAACCCGCTGTCCTTGGCGGCACAGGTCAAGGCGGTTGCCGAAGGGCGTGTTTTCGGGGATGGGGATGTTTTTCAGGACACGCGAGGCGACAGACTTTGGCATTGTTGGGACGCCCACGGGTCGCTTTCCGGAAAGACTCGCGAAGAATGTATCGGCAAGCTGAACGCCGCCGCGAAGCAGGCCCGGGATTTTTTGCAGAAGGCAGATGTGGTGTTTGTCACCTTGGGTTCGGCATTCGTCTATTCGCTGAAGGCCGACAGTTCAACAGACAGCGGGACCTGCGGCAGGGTGGTCGCAAACTGCCACCGGCAAGACCCGAAAAAATTTGAACGCAGGTTGATTAGCGTAGAAGAGACTGCCGACGCAATTCGCAGGATTGTAGAAAGCCTGCACAGCCTCTCCCCCACCACCAACATCGTCTTTACCGTGTCGCCGCTACGGCACATGGCCGACGGAGCACACAACAATACACTTTCTAAGGCGACGCTTCAACTCGCCGTTGACAAGATTGCGAAATGCGGGACTGAGATTGCCACGGTCGCATCGCTCCCTCGCAATGACATCGCAAGTCGAGCAAGCGCGGGAGTTTACTCACGCATTTGCGAGACGCAGCAGTCATGCGCTTCGCGCAATGACAACACCCATTATTTCCCGAGCTACGAAATCGTGATGGACGAGTTGCGGGACTACCGTTTTTATGCTGACGACAATGTTCATTTGTCCAAAACGACAGAAGAGTACATCTTCGAGCGGATGGTGGAAACCTACTGCGACGAAGCAACCCGCGAAAACATCGCCCGCGTGGAAAAATTTCTGAAAATGGCGAACCACCGGATTGTGGACAACCACTCCCCCGCTACCGCCGAGTTCCAGAAAAAGCTCGCAGCACAAGCTGCGAGCCTTGAAAAAACAATTCCGGGATTGGTGCTTAATACGGAAAATTAA
- the alaS gene encoding alanine--tRNA ligase, whose product MMPTMTSAQVRESFIKFFESKGHLFVRSSPVVPHDDPTLMFTNAGMNQFKAIFLGDNPKGWKRVCNSQKCLRVSGKHNDLDVVGRDNYHHTFFEMLGNWSFGDYYKKEAIAWAWELLTEVWKLPKERLFATVYQDDDEAWQIWKDVSGLPDDRIMRFDAHSNFWEMGDTGPCGPCSEIHYDRGDLATQAETFKDPIKGVNGENDRYIEIWNNVFMQYERVSDGSLIPLKAKNVDTGMGFERICAILQGKTSNYDTDVFTPIIAKIAELSGVPYNDGEAGTPHRVIADHIRAISFAIADGALPSNEGRGYVLRRILRRASRFARLLGQKEAFIYKLVQVLADTMGDAFPEIRERKEFVASVIKSEEESFIRTLDAGLERFAGIVQELGAGAKVVPGDKVFLLYDTYGFPPDLTGILAEEKGLTIDEEGYNKCMEEQKARARANMKQGINTMGTEGWTQYSEESTKFVGYELSACETKVMRWREDKGVLSIVLETSPFYAEMGGQVGDKGTLVSADLEIDVFDTVKVNDTALCRGKVKKGTANETTMGAVFMATVDNDRRNDIRKNHSATHLLQAALRQVLGTHVQQQGSFVSNELLRFDFSHFNAMTAEEIQKVEDIVNAKVMECLPVNTQVMGVDEAKASGAMALFGEKYGDEVRVVKMGCAGDEFSKELCGGLHVQNTGNIGLVKIISESSVSAGVRRIEAVSGRGALSLLRAGTQILTALREQLRCKDAEVLDRIQQSFAKTQNLEKSLQSVKLELATLAAAELLNGGINVMGVNLFVRELNMPEDKYKDLLDGVQNKLDTDSVAVIANKGEGNGSIAVMVGKNVQAKGIKAGDLVKDLAAACGGRGGGRPDRAQAGTKEVDKIAGAIANANNWIRAKLGA is encoded by the coding sequence ATTATGCCTACTATGACTTCTGCGCAGGTGCGCGAATCTTTCATCAAGTTCTTTGAATCCAAGGGCCACCTCTTTGTGCGTTCTTCGCCGGTGGTTCCGCATGACGACCCGACGCTCATGTTCACGAACGCGGGCATGAACCAGTTCAAGGCAATTTTCCTGGGCGACAATCCGAAGGGTTGGAAGCGCGTATGCAACAGCCAGAAGTGCCTCCGCGTGTCCGGTAAGCACAACGACCTCGACGTGGTGGGCCGCGACAACTACCACCACACCTTCTTCGAGATGCTGGGTAACTGGAGCTTCGGCGACTACTACAAGAAAGAAGCTATCGCTTGGGCTTGGGAACTCTTGACCGAGGTGTGGAAGCTCCCGAAGGAACGCCTGTTTGCCACCGTGTATCAGGACGATGACGAAGCCTGGCAGATTTGGAAGGATGTGTCCGGCCTCCCGGATGACCGCATCATGCGCTTCGACGCTCACTCCAACTTCTGGGAAATGGGCGACACCGGTCCGTGCGGCCCCTGCTCCGAAATCCACTACGACCGCGGCGACCTGGCTACCCAGGCCGAAACGTTCAAGGACCCCATCAAGGGCGTGAACGGCGAAAACGACCGCTATATTGAAATTTGGAATAACGTGTTCATGCAGTACGAACGCGTGAGCGACGGCTCCCTGATTCCGCTGAAGGCAAAGAACGTCGATACCGGTATGGGCTTCGAACGTATCTGCGCTATTCTTCAGGGTAAGACCAGCAACTACGATACCGACGTGTTCACCCCGATTATCGCAAAGATTGCAGAACTCTCTGGCGTTCCGTACAACGATGGCGAAGCCGGCACCCCGCACCGCGTGATTGCAGACCACATCCGCGCAATCTCCTTCGCTATTGCTGACGGCGCTCTCCCGAGCAACGAAGGCCGTGGTTATGTGCTCCGCCGCATTTTGCGCCGCGCCAGCCGCTTTGCCCGCCTGCTGGGCCAGAAGGAAGCCTTTATCTACAAGCTGGTGCAGGTGCTCGCCGATACCATGGGCGACGCCTTCCCGGAAATCCGCGAACGCAAGGAATTCGTTGCCTCTGTAATCAAGAGCGAAGAAGAAAGCTTTATCCGCACGCTGGACGCCGGCCTCGAACGCTTCGCCGGCATCGTGCAGGAGTTGGGTGCCGGTGCAAAAGTCGTGCCGGGCGACAAGGTGTTCCTGCTTTACGATACCTACGGATTCCCGCCGGACCTCACCGGTATTCTCGCCGAAGAAAAGGGCCTTACCATTGACGAAGAAGGCTATAACAAGTGCATGGAAGAACAGAAGGCCCGCGCCCGCGCCAACATGAAGCAGGGCATCAACACCATGGGTACCGAAGGCTGGACGCAGTACAGCGAAGAAAGCACCAAGTTTGTGGGCTACGAACTCTCCGCTTGCGAAACGAAGGTCATGCGCTGGCGTGAAGACAAGGGCGTGCTCAGCATCGTGCTCGAAACCTCTCCGTTCTATGCCGAAATGGGTGGCCAGGTTGGCGACAAGGGAACGCTCGTTTCTGCCGACCTCGAAATTGACGTGTTCGACACCGTGAAGGTGAACGACACCGCCCTCTGCCGCGGCAAGGTGAAGAAGGGTACGGCCAACGAAACGACGATGGGCGCTGTATTCATGGCAACCGTCGATAACGACCGCCGTAACGACATTCGCAAGAACCACTCCGCGACCCACTTGCTGCAGGCTGCGCTCCGTCAGGTGCTCGGCACTCACGTGCAACAGCAGGGTAGCTTTGTTTCCAACGAACTTCTCCGTTTCGACTTCAGCCACTTCAACGCCATGACCGCCGAAGAAATCCAGAAGGTGGAAGACATCGTGAACGCGAAGGTGATGGAATGCCTGCCGGTCAACACCCAGGTGATGGGCGTTGATGAAGCCAAGGCAAGCGGTGCCATGGCTCTGTTCGGCGAAAAGTACGGCGACGAAGTCCGCGTGGTTAAGATGGGCTGCGCGGGCGATGAATTCTCCAAGGAACTCTGCGGTGGCTTGCATGTGCAGAACACCGGTAACATCGGCCTCGTGAAGATTATCAGCGAATCCAGCGTGAGCGCTGGCGTGCGCCGTATCGAAGCAGTCTCTGGCCGTGGCGCTCTCTCGCTGCTCCGTGCAGGAACTCAGATTCTCACGGCTCTCCGCGAACAGCTCCGCTGCAAGGACGCCGAAGTTCTCGACCGCATCCAGCAGAGCTTCGCTAAGACGCAGAACCTCGAAAAGAGCCTGCAGTCCGTGAAGCTGGAACTTGCAACGCTTGCCGCTGCCGAACTCCTGAACGGCGGCATCAACGTGATGGGCGTGAACCTGTTTGTACGCGAACTCAACATGCCCGAAGACAAGTACAAGGACTTGCTGGACGGCGTTCAGAACAAGCTCGACACCGACAGCGTCGCCGTGATTGCGAACAAGGGCGAAGGCAACGGAAGCATCGCCGTGATGGTCGGCAAGAACGTTCAGGCCAAGGGCATCAAGGCCGGCGACCTGGTCAAGGACCTCGCCGCTGCTTGCGGTGGCCGCGGCGGTGGACGCCCGGATCGTGCTCAGGCCGGCACCAAGGAAGTCGACAAGATTGCCGGTGCTATTGCCAACGCCAACAACTGGATTAGAGCGAAGCTGGGTGCTTAA
- the pflB gene encoding formate C-acetyltransferase, with protein MINAWNGFEGGLWQSEINVRDFIQRNYTAYDGDKSFLAGPTDATQKLWDELQSLQAEERRHGGVLDMDTDIVSTITSHKPGYINERLKDLEKVVGLQTDKPLKRAFMPFGGIKMAEEACQQYGYKPNADLHKIFTEYHKTHNQGVFDCYTPEIRAVRKAHLLTGLPDTYGRGRIVGDYRRVALYGIDYIIKQKQNDLAHVGDGTMTDDVIRLREEVAEQIRALQQMKVMAASYGFDISEPATNAHEAFQWLYFGYLSAIKTQNGAAMSVGRISTFLDIYIERDLKNGTLTESEAQELVDHMVMKFRMVKFARIESYNQLFSGDPVWATLEVGGMGQDGRSMVTKNDFRFLHTLENMGPSPEPNLTVLYTKRLPENFKEYAAYISVTTSSIQYENDDVMRPIWGDDYSICCCVSATQTGKEMQFFGARANLAKALLYAINGGKDEKGGLVPGMQIGPELAPITSEFLDYDEVMHKYDIMLEWLAGIYVNTLNLIHYMHDKYYYEAAELALIDTNVRRTFATGIAGFSHVVDSLSAIKYAKVKVVRGDDGLAKDFVVKGDFPKYGNDDDRADEIAVWLLKEFIAKIKKHHTYRNAEPTTSILTITSNVVYGKATGALPDGRPANAPFAPGANPSYGAEKNGLLASLNSVAKLPYEYALDGISNTQTISPNALGHSDDERAQKLVTVMDGYFAQGAHHLNVNVFGVEKLLDAQAHPEKAEYANFTIRVSGYAVKFLSLTKEQQDDVISRTCHGVL; from the coding sequence ATGATTAACGCATGGAATGGCTTTGAAGGCGGACTCTGGCAAAGCGAAATTAACGTCCGCGATTTTATTCAGCGCAACTACACCGCCTACGACGGAGACAAGTCCTTCTTGGCGGGCCCGACGGACGCCACCCAGAAACTGTGGGACGAACTGCAGAGCCTGCAGGCCGAAGAACGTAGGCACGGCGGCGTGCTGGACATGGACACCGACATCGTCTCCACCATCACGAGCCACAAGCCGGGCTACATCAACGAGCGTCTCAAGGACCTGGAAAAGGTCGTGGGTCTGCAAACCGACAAGCCGCTCAAGCGCGCCTTCATGCCCTTCGGCGGCATCAAGATGGCCGAAGAAGCCTGCCAACAGTACGGCTACAAGCCGAACGCCGACCTCCACAAGATCTTTACTGAATACCACAAGACCCACAACCAGGGCGTATTCGACTGCTACACTCCCGAAATCCGCGCCGTCCGCAAGGCCCACCTCCTGACTGGCCTCCCCGACACCTACGGCCGCGGACGTATCGTGGGCGACTACCGCCGTGTGGCCCTTTACGGTATTGACTATATCATCAAGCAGAAGCAGAACGACCTCGCCCACGTAGGCGACGGCACCATGACCGACGACGTGATCCGCCTCCGCGAAGAAGTGGCCGAACAGATTCGCGCCCTGCAGCAGATGAAGGTGATGGCCGCAAGCTACGGCTTCGACATCTCCGAACCGGCAACCAACGCCCACGAAGCTTTCCAGTGGCTCTACTTTGGCTACCTCTCCGCCATCAAGACCCAGAACGGTGCCGCCATGAGCGTGGGCCGTATTTCCACCTTCCTGGACATCTATATCGAACGCGACCTCAAGAATGGCACCCTCACCGAAAGCGAAGCCCAGGAACTGGTGGACCACATGGTCATGAAGTTCCGCATGGTGAAGTTCGCCCGTATCGAAAGCTACAACCAGCTTTTCAGCGGCGACCCGGTGTGGGCCACCCTCGAAGTGGGCGGCATGGGCCAGGACGGACGTTCCATGGTCACCAAGAACGATTTCCGCTTCTTGCACACTCTGGAAAACATGGGACCCTCTCCGGAGCCGAACCTCACGGTGCTCTACACCAAGCGCCTTCCCGAAAACTTCAAGGAATACGCCGCCTACATTTCCGTGACGACCAGTTCCATCCAGTACGAAAACGACGACGTGATGCGCCCCATCTGGGGTGACGACTACAGCATCTGCTGCTGCGTGTCCGCTACCCAGACCGGCAAGGAAATGCAGTTCTTCGGCGCCCGCGCAAACCTCGCCAAAGCCCTCCTCTACGCCATCAACGGCGGCAAGGACGAAAAGGGCGGCCTGGTGCCCGGCATGCAGATCGGCCCGGAACTTGCCCCCATTACCAGCGAATTCCTGGACTACGATGAAGTGATGCACAAGTACGACATCATGCTGGAATGGCTCGCGGGCATCTACGTGAATACGCTGAACCTGATCCACTACATGCACGACAAGTACTACTACGAAGCCGCTGAACTCGCCCTCATCGATACCAATGTGCGCCGCACGTTCGCGACAGGTATCGCAGGCTTCAGCCATGTGGTCGACAGCCTTTCTGCCATCAAGTACGCGAAGGTGAAAGTGGTCCGCGGTGACGACGGTCTTGCCAAGGACTTCGTGGTGAAGGGAGATTTCCCCAAGTACGGCAACGACGACGACCGCGCCGACGAAATCGCCGTGTGGCTGTTGAAGGAATTCATCGCGAAGATCAAGAAGCATCACACCTACCGTAACGCCGAACCCACGACCTCTATCCTTACGATTACGAGTAACGTGGTGTACGGCAAGGCCACCGGCGCGCTCCCTGACGGACGCCCGGCAAACGCCCCCTTCGCTCCCGGTGCAAACCCGAGCTACGGTGCCGAAAAGAACGGCCTCCTCGCTTCCCTCAACTCTGTCGCGAAGCTCCCGTACGAATACGCGCTGGACGGCATCAGCAACACGCAGACCATCAGCCCGAACGCTCTCGGCCACAGCGATGACGAACGCGCCCAGAAGCTCGTGACCGTTATGGATGGCTACTTCGCCCAGGGTGCACACCACCTGAACGTGAACGTGTTCGGCGTGGAAAAGCTGCTGGACGCCCAGGCCCACCCGGAAAAGGCAGAATACGCGAACTTCACCATCCGCGTTTCCGGCTACGCCGTCAAGTTCCTCTCCTTAACGAAGGAACAGCAGGACGACGTCATCAGCCGCACCTGCCACGGCGTGCTGTAG